Proteins co-encoded in one Juglans regia cultivar Chandler chromosome 16, Walnut 2.0, whole genome shotgun sequence genomic window:
- the LOC108985463 gene encoding auxin-responsive protein SAUR71-like, with translation MDVITKEKGKKGLIIKTWERCKSLGRGRKRSSSGPVLALTVKSRSWPSISPLLREEEKLARKRRVAPEGCFSVYVGPQKMKFVIRTEYANHPLFKLLLEEAESEYGYDNQGPLVLPCNVDIFLKVLLEMEDGHEIQKGCSFKRHGSYHLLSPSRMIAINQF, from the coding sequence ATGGATGTAATTAccaaggaaaaaggaaagaaggggCTGATCATCAAGACATGGGAGCGATGCAAATCCCTCGGACGAGGCCGGAAGAGGTCGTCGTCGGGACCCGTGCTTGCCTTGACGGTGAAAAGCAGATCGTGGCCTTCCATCAGCCCCTTGCTACGAGAAGAGGAAAAACTTGCAAGGAAACGCCGGGTTGCTCCTGAGGGCTGCTTCTCGGTCTATGTTGGACCTCAAAAGATGAAGTTTGTGATCAGAACAGAATATGCAAACCATCCCCTGTTCAAGTTGCTGCTCGAAGAGGCCGAGTCCGAATATGGCTACGATAACCAAGGCCCCCTTGTCCTTCCTTGCAACGTTGATATCTTTCTCAAAGTGTTGTTGGAAATGGAGGACGGCCATGAAATTCAGAAAGGATGCAGTTTTAAGCGTCACGGCTCTTACCACCTACTCAGTCCATCTCGAATGATTGCCATAAATCAGTTTTAA